The genomic interval CATTTGATGCATCCATCGCCTTCGCGGGCTTCGCGGGCTTTGCGGGCTAGCCACGGCAATCCCCCCAGCCGCATCCGTCCGTGTTTTGTCTGCGAGCTCTCGCGCCACATCTGGCCGACATTATTTCAGCTTTGTTGCCTCGCCGGGTCACGTGGCTCTCGGCGAATTAAACCATCGAAACGAGGGACGAGCGAGAGCCAACTGGGGCGTGAATGCCGAGCCCAGGTTTAGCTTCGGCGCCCTCCGAGAATCGGCGTGAGCTTGGCGAACGGTGTTTTTCAGCAATTTTGGAGCTTTCTGGCAAATAAGACAATTTCTCCATTCGAGTATTAATGGTGCCTTCTTCATAAATATGTTAGTTTACcttaatttagaaaataaacTATCCTAGATGCTGGTTTTTAAACTTTGCATTGAGAAAAATCCGGATGGTCGTTTTCCTTTTGGGCCTTGATGTCACCGTGTCCATCTAAGACAATTCAAATTGTGTCGAAATTCCTTGCAATTGGTTGAGAAATATCCATAAACTGTGGGACTATTTTAGCATGCACACAAATTGGTAAACATCGCCGATCGGTGGAATTTTTCGAACTGGCGTCATCAGTTTCTGCTGTTTTTTGGTCCTTTTCAGGGTTTTCATCAAATGTACCATTCAAGAAGAACAGTTACACTTATCAGTTTTAGCACTGGATCTCTTTGTAGAGTATTTCCTTTGGGCTTGTAATATGAGTGATGCAAATTACACCTGACACTGTATTGCAGACAAGAACGAGAGGCTAATTTTGCCCAGAAAAAAGCAGAGCGAGCCACGGTGAGGAGTCATTTTCGGGACAAGTACCGACTACCTAAGGTATTCATTCATCTCTAGGAATGCTTTTGTAATGTTAACGCCAATGTGTACTGTttgatttttacaaaaatgcaaaacacgCATGTCTAAATGATCTTTTTTGTTCTTGGCACTTGTGAGGTGTCATACAAACACCCATAAAGACAATTTATGAGCTTTTGTGAATGATCTTTAAATGCTAAAATAGtcatgcctctacttatgaatgactctaggtacgaaattttcaggttacaatttttttttatatgcaaatgagtgactcgagatactaaaaagatccaagttacaaaatccccccaaaagtaaatgcatttccttacctgttattttgttttgaaaatgtcgcggatgcattgattctcactttagaacatcgctaccctctactgggctctcatttaatcactctcattctatctcatataatgacaataaaaacattcatttccatccaattggctgtctcacaacaaccactatccatgtttcaagattctctctttcatacctgtccacctcgactaaatgctccccttattaatgattgcaattcccctaagcaattaaaaaccgaaacaatgcaacgcggcacatattttcaaacacacacacatagggagCACGTAAAAGCCTAAAATGTAGTACTACAATGTGGACGGCTTTCAGCCATGgcagaacgggctcttgccgccatctggcgggcaAAAACGGGTATTACTTCTCCCATAATAACACTTGTTATTCCTTtttagacattaataaatcatttccttataattttctctcatttttgtatgtttcctcacatctttcatataaaaattgggacactgaccgattttaaagggtttagttggtagttgtgtgaggaccgtggaacaaattagagaatttacatataaactgcacctctacttacgaaattttcaagttacggaaaaagttctggaaccaattaatgaAAGTAGAGGTACGATTAAGTGGATCtgtgtttttgatgttttaatAAACTTGACAGAAACGTGTATCTCAGGTCCGTGATCGACTCTAAATGATCTTTAGTGATTatcaattatttttgttgttgaagaCCATGAATTTTTtaagaagtttaaaaaaaaatccatacctATTTGAAGCCTCTTATAGTAAACTTGACTGTTTGTTTACTATAACAGAACGAGTTGGATGAGACCCAAATCCAGCAGGCGGGCGACGACGTAAACCTCCCCACCGAGCTGGCAAAGATGATCGCCGAGGACAACCAGGAGGAGGCGCACAAGCAGTCGGTGCTGGGCCAGCTGTCCAACCTTCAGAACGTGGACATGGACCAGCTGAAAGACAAAGCCCAGGCTACACTTGAAGA from Stigmatopora argus isolate UIUO_Sarg chromosome 2, RoL_Sarg_1.0, whole genome shotgun sequence carries:
- the cplx3b gene encoding complexin-3b; this encodes MAFMVKHVVGGQLKNLTGGLTEEKPEGEKTDAAAQGMTQEEFEQYQQQLEEEKQEREANFAQKKAERATVRSHFRDKYRLPKNELDETQIQQAGDDVNLPTELAKMIAEDNQEEAHKQSVLGQLSNLQNVDMDQLKDKAQATLEDLKKQTENCSLM